Proteins encoded in a region of the Candidatus Omnitrophota bacterium genome:
- a CDS encoding PTS sugar transporter subunit IIA, whose product MNIVDFLNKGSVSSALQAKTKEEVLEEMVELLVVSGEIKKPEKKEILKRLQEREALGSTGIGKGVAIPHAKCPNVKKMISAFGISAEGVDFKSLDGDPTYIFFLLIAPGETPGPHLKALAKISRLLDDRFVRERLRGAKSPQEIYKIIKEEEQKKI is encoded by the coding sequence ATGAATATTGTGGATTTTTTAAATAAGGGTTCGGTCTCTTCGGCGCTTCAGGCTAAGACCAAGGAGGAAGTATTGGAAGAGATGGTCGAACTTCTTGTCGTATCCGGGGAGATCAAGAAACCGGAAAAAAAAGAGATACTCAAGCGCCTTCAGGAGAGGGAAGCCCTGGGTTCGACAGGCATAGGAAAGGGTGTTGCCATACCCCATGCAAAATGCCCCAATGTTAAAAAAATGATCTCAGCTTTCGGCATCTCCGCCGAAGGCGTAGATTTCAAGTCTCTGGACGGAGATCCCACTTACATCTTTTTTCTACTCATCGCACCAGGTGAAACGCCCGGTCCTCATTTAAAAGCTTTGGCCAAGATATCAAGATTACTGGACGATAGATTCGTACGGGAAAGACTGCGTGGCGCAAAGAGCCCTCAGGAAATATATAAGATAATCAAAGAAGAAGAGCAAAAAAAGATATAA
- a CDS encoding DUF1926 domain-containing protein → MGDKARLVMALHCHQPVFNFESEFDKAYGLAYLPFVRELEEHPGIKASFHFSGNLFEWLVRKHPEYVDTLKKLQGSGQIELIGGGYFEPIMTLLPERDRVSQLRLNSDLLERTTGHRPVGAWIAERVWEPALADTLAGAGMTYTIVDDNHFIKAGLPEGHLYKPCSIKGENGDMLLFPSLAKLRYSMPFLPPEATLRYIKDKTTSSLSEETCFFFADDCEKFGAWPHTHKWVYGKGWLRDFFEMLSENSGWLSTSTYSEAAREVAPNVVEGIPEASYAEMMQWSNGGFRNFLGKYPEVAHMYNRMLSVSDAIYGIEKGDTDTSYNNEVELAKKELFKAQTGCTYWHGTFGGVYLPHLRDGVYEHLIKAQNIIDGILKRKDRRIWSIEQDSDTGYKEVSIGNRLLDIYSTPDSGGMISEIDYRPLHMNVTNTLSRSREDYHKKLDRKYTGRIKQARKAAMSGDMTDIHDVLGVCDRGLKKLLFYDRYQKGCFLTHIFTGTDPWEDMIKNAQSHGGFLKKPYDSTLYVSDEFVTHKMRRRDKVFLGKGEVVDLDVVKKVRIGAGPAINFIHTIKERSDKDLAMRYALEFNFMVFDKRYASRTRSFHAEQLSVSDMYSGLAVDIFFEKKHHVFICPIYSVNETESGLKKTYQGLSVFVCSDVAAGTKLDEMNITVTLG, encoded by the coding sequence ATGGGTGATAAAGCCAGATTGGTAATGGCCCTGCATTGTCATCAACCGGTATTCAATTTTGAATCCGAGTTCGACAAGGCTTATGGGCTGGCATATTTGCCTTTTGTCCGGGAACTAGAAGAGCACCCCGGTATCAAGGCATCATTTCATTTTTCCGGGAACCTGTTCGAGTGGCTTGTACGTAAACATCCCGAGTATGTGGATACGCTCAAAAAGTTACAGGGGAGCGGGCAGATTGAGCTTATAGGCGGAGGATATTTTGAACCCATAATGACGCTTCTCCCTGAACGGGACCGGGTGTCACAGCTTAGGTTGAACAGCGATCTTCTGGAAAGGACGACAGGGCACAGACCGGTAGGGGCCTGGATAGCGGAACGTGTATGGGAACCGGCCCTGGCGGATACATTGGCCGGCGCGGGCATGACATATACCATAGTCGATGACAACCATTTCATAAAGGCGGGTCTGCCCGAAGGGCATCTGTACAAGCCCTGTAGCATAAAAGGTGAGAATGGGGATATGCTGCTTTTCCCCTCACTTGCCAAGTTAAGATATTCCATGCCTTTCCTGCCGCCGGAGGCTACGCTGAGATACATCAAGGACAAGACAACTTCGAGTTTATCGGAGGAAACTTGTTTCTTTTTCGCGGATGATTGTGAGAAGTTCGGGGCCTGGCCGCATACACACAAATGGGTCTATGGAAAGGGATGGTTGAGAGATTTTTTCGAGATGCTTTCGGAGAATTCCGGGTGGCTCAGCACATCCACTTATTCGGAAGCCGCGAGGGAAGTGGCTCCCAATGTGGTAGAAGGCATCCCGGAGGCCAGTTATGCGGAAATGATGCAGTGGAGTAACGGCGGGTTCCGTAATTTTCTGGGAAAATACCCGGAGGTCGCTCATATGTACAACAGGATGTTGTCCGTAAGCGACGCGATATATGGGATCGAAAAAGGCGATACGGATACTTCGTATAATAATGAGGTCGAGTTGGCCAAAAAAGAACTTTTTAAGGCTCAGACCGGATGTACGTATTGGCACGGGACTTTCGGCGGGGTCTATTTACCACATCTCAGGGATGGGGTTTATGAGCATCTTATCAAGGCGCAGAACATAATCGATGGCATACTCAAGCGCAAGGATAGACGTATATGGTCGATAGAACAAGACAGCGATACCGGTTATAAGGAAGTGTCAATAGGGAACAGGTTGTTGGATATATATTCCACGCCCGATAGCGGCGGTATGATAAGCGAGATAGACTACAGGCCGCTCCATATGAACGTGACCAATACGCTATCCAGGTCCAGGGAGGACTATCATAAGAAACTTGACAGGAAATACACCGGCCGGATAAAACAGGCGAGAAAAGCGGCAATGAGCGGGGATATGACCGATATACACGATGTTCTCGGAGTATGTGACAGGGGGCTGAAAAAGCTCCTCTTTTATGACCGGTACCAGAAGGGGTGTTTTCTTACGCATATCTTTACCGGTACGGATCCATGGGAAGATATGATAAAAAATGCCCAGAGCCACGGGGGGTTCTTGAAAAAGCCATACGATTCGACCCTGTATGTCTCGGATGAGTTCGTTACGCATAAGATGCGCCGGCGGGATAAGGTCTTCCTGGGCAAGGGTGAGGTCGTGGACCTGGATGTCGTCAAGAAGGTACGCATAGGCGCCGGACCGGCCATAAATTTCATCCATACGATAAAAGAACGGTCTGACAAGGACTTGGCCATGAGATATGCTCTGGAATTCAACTTTATGGTCTTTGATAAAAGATATGCTTCCAGGACAAGGTCTTTTCACGCGGAGCAACTGTCCGTATCTGATATGTATTCCGGTCTTGCGGTGGATATTTTCTTTGAGAAGAAACATCATGTTTTTATTTGTCCGATATATTCGGTGAACGAAACGGAATCCGGCTTGAAAAAGACCTATCAGGGATTATCGGTATTCGTATGTTCCGATGTCGCGGCGGGGACCAAGTTGGACGAGATGAACATAACTGTTACATTGGGGTGA
- a CDS encoding glycoside hydrolase family 130 protein encodes MANEKVLKRFKGNPIITASAVPRANSIHNSAIVPFEDGYAGIFRVDEVDFNFTMHVGKSKDGIKWEIDPDILKMESRDPEVPIQARTYDPRLTRIDDTYYFTWCIDSPHGPCIGLATTKDFKRFEQMENITYPANRNCVIFPRKINGKYAILHRPSDRGHTPFGDMFYSESPDLVYWGKHRFVFSTVTSSWQSTKIGPGPAPIEIDDGWLLIYHGVWTSCNGYLYYAGGAILDKDKPWKVLYRTKDYLLAPTETYERVGDVPNVVFPSSAVLMPGGKLRLYYGCADTCISMAEGNMGEIVDFIKTHSL; translated from the coding sequence ATGGCGAATGAAAAGGTCTTAAAAAGATTCAAGGGTAATCCGATAATAACAGCCAGTGCCGTTCCCAGGGCGAACAGCATACATAATAGCGCTATTGTACCATTCGAAGATGGATATGCCGGTATTTTCAGGGTGGACGAAGTGGATTTCAATTTCACTATGCATGTCGGAAAGAGCAAAGACGGAATAAAATGGGAAATAGACCCCGATATATTGAAAATGGAGAGCAGGGACCCGGAGGTCCCTATACAGGCGCGGACATATGATCCCAGGCTTACCCGCATTGATGACACATATTATTTCACATGGTGTATCGATTCCCCGCATGGACCATGCATAGGGCTTGCTACCACAAAGGATTTCAAGAGATTCGAGCAAATGGAGAACATCACATATCCGGCCAACCGGAACTGTGTCATATTCCCGCGTAAAATAAACGGGAAATACGCTATTTTGCACAGGCCAAGTGATCGTGGTCATACGCCGTTCGGCGACATGTTCTACAGTGAAAGTCCCGATCTTGTGTACTGGGGAAAACATCGTTTTGTGTTCAGTACGGTAACCAGTAGCTGGCAGTCCACCAAGATCGGACCGGGACCCGCGCCTATAGAGATAGACGACGGGTGGCTTTTGATATATCACGGGGTATGGACAAGCTGTAACGGGTACCTTTACTACGCCGGAGGCGCCATACTGGACAAGGATAAGCCGTGGAAGGTGTTATATAGGACCAAAGATTACCTGCTGGCCCCGACCGAAACGTATGAGCGGGTCGGGGATGTGCCCAATGTGGTATTCCCCAGTTCGGCCGTTCTTATGCCCGGAGGGAAATTACGTTTATATTACGGGTGTGCCGATACATGTATCTCCATGGCCGAAGGCAATATGGGAGAGATAGTGGATTTCATAAAAACCCACAGTCTCTAG
- a CDS encoding NAD+ synthase, with the protein MRITMAQLNPTVGDVDSSVESIRGVMAKYANETDLVVFPELFICGYPPRDLLEKRSFRGRIKRALAQIFEISAGYPTTGMIVGAPTENKDGGLNGLYNSAVFVCAGKVIGVANKRLLPVYDVFDERRYFDTSGDPDVIEFKGERIGVTICEDMWNIPGAWSGKRYTDDPVAELAKKGATMIVNISASPFCDGKEKARCDIISAHARNNGIPFVFVNQVGGNDELVFDGRSMFFGSDGVPAEVLPAFEEKVLTIDTGTEKRIIRYIPQDKMLAVKNALVLGIRDYMRKCGFQKAVIGLSGGIDSAVTCALAAEAIGSSNVTAVTMPSGYSSPESEAYSRKLAENLGIDLRIIPIKDIYNDYICLLDKEIDRLGTEDVEVYMQNIQARIRGNILMAFSNRYGWLLLTTGNKSEMAVGYCTLYGDMAGGLAVISDVPKTMVYGLAAQINRAGEVIPREIIERVPSAELKPGQTDQDTLPEYGVLDDILALYLEEGYPASEIAEKGYDPGTVKWVIEAVRKNEYKRKQAPPGLKVTTKAFGTGRRMPIAARYGH; encoded by the coding sequence ATGCGGATAACAATGGCCCAGCTTAACCCTACGGTAGGGGATGTTGACTCTTCGGTGGAGAGCATCCGGGGCGTGATGGCCAAATACGCTAATGAGACCGATCTTGTGGTTTTTCCAGAGCTTTTTATTTGCGGGTACCCCCCCAGGGACCTCTTGGAAAAAAGATCTTTCAGGGGAAGGATAAAGCGGGCTTTAGCCCAGATATTCGAGATATCGGCGGGATATCCGACTACGGGTATGATCGTAGGGGCTCCCACGGAGAACAAGGATGGAGGACTTAACGGGCTCTACAATTCCGCGGTATTCGTTTGCGCGGGTAAGGTCATTGGCGTAGCCAATAAAAGATTACTTCCGGTATATGATGTATTCGATGAGAGACGGTATTTCGATACCTCCGGGGATCCCGACGTTATCGAGTTCAAGGGGGAGCGGATAGGTGTGACCATATGCGAAGATATGTGGAACATCCCTGGCGCGTGGAGTGGAAAAAGATATACGGATGATCCTGTCGCTGAGCTGGCAAAAAAAGGCGCGACGATGATCGTAAATATATCCGCTTCGCCGTTTTGCGACGGCAAGGAAAAGGCGCGATGCGATATAATCAGCGCGCATGCCAGGAATAATGGTATCCCGTTCGTGTTCGTGAACCAGGTAGGAGGGAATGACGAGCTGGTCTTCGATGGAAGGAGCATGTTCTTCGGCAGCGACGGGGTGCCGGCAGAGGTCCTTCCGGCATTCGAGGAAAAAGTCCTTACCATAGACACGGGAACAGAAAAAAGAATTATCCGATATATCCCTCAAGACAAGATGCTAGCCGTAAAGAACGCGCTGGTGCTCGGGATAAGGGATTATATGCGCAAATGTGGTTTCCAAAAGGCCGTAATAGGGCTTTCCGGAGGTATTGATTCGGCGGTTACATGCGCGTTGGCCGCGGAAGCGATAGGCAGTAGTAATGTTACGGCAGTGACCATGCCTTCCGGGTATTCATCTCCCGAAAGCGAGGCATATTCGCGGAAACTCGCGGAAAATCTAGGCATTGACCTCCGGATCATTCCGATAAAAGATATCTATAACGATTATATCTGTTTGCTGGATAAGGAGATCGATAGGCTGGGGACGGAAGATGTCGAAGTGTATATGCAGAACATACAGGCAAGGATACGGGGCAATATACTGATGGCTTTCTCCAATAGATATGGATGGCTTTTATTGACGACCGGCAACAAGAGCGAGATGGCTGTAGGATATTGTACTCTTTACGGGGATATGGCCGGAGGCTTAGCTGTAATATCAGATGTCCCTAAGACGATGGTATATGGACTTGCCGCCCAGATCAATAGGGCCGGCGAGGTGATCCCCAGGGAGATAATTGAAAGAGTGCCTTCCGCCGAGCTGAAACCCGGGCAGACGGATCAGGACACCTTGCCCGAGTATGGTGTGCTTGACGATATATTGGCTTTGTACCTGGAAGAGGGATATCCTGCCAGCGAAATAGCGGAAAAAGGATATGACCCGGGGACGGTCAAGTGGGTGATCGAGGCGGTAAGGAAGAACGAGTATAAGAGGAAACAAGCTCCACCCGGGCTAAAAGTGACCACAAAAGCATTCGGTACCGGGAGAAGAATGCCCATAGCAGCCAGATACGGGCACTGA
- a CDS encoding YvcK family protein has translation MLIKRWIFLSVFGILMISMGFVIAIFERESDPDSKALAGLVIIFGILCVILAVKRILKSFMAVLVPGAIKEDDALVDRVYARRILEKGPKIVVVGGGTGLSTLLTGLKQKTSNLTAIVTVADDGGSSGRLREEFGVLPPGDIRNCLVALSDSGDLLRALFQFRFTEGRGLEGHSFGNLFITALSQVTGDFTKAIRESSKVLAIKGNVVPATLQIVRLVARRKDGKETIGECKIRDDAGSPIDRLSLLPPDCKATKESVEAIRQADCIVLGPGSLYTSVMPNLLIEGIKAEILKANAIKVYICNVMTEPGETDDYSVSDHVRAIIRHTGEGIVNHCIANVSIIPRGLYEKYETENKFPVKLDEKDEGWLAREKIDLVKAHIAGMKEFVRHDPDKLSDVIMNIVNESRKK, from the coding sequence ATGCTGATAAAAAGATGGATATTCCTTTCTGTTTTCGGCATTCTTATGATATCTATGGGGTTCGTGATAGCGATCTTTGAAAGAGAGAGCGATCCGGACAGTAAGGCATTGGCCGGCCTTGTAATAATTTTCGGTATACTTTGCGTGATATTGGCCGTTAAGCGTATACTTAAGTCGTTCATGGCGGTGCTTGTACCCGGCGCGATAAAAGAAGATGACGCCCTGGTGGACAGGGTATACGCGAGAAGGATACTTGAAAAGGGACCCAAAATAGTGGTTGTCGGGGGGGGCACAGGTCTTTCCACGTTGCTTACGGGGTTGAAGCAAAAGACCAGTAATCTGACGGCTATAGTGACAGTAGCGGATGATGGAGGATCGTCCGGCAGGCTCAGGGAAGAGTTCGGGGTACTGCCTCCGGGGGATATTCGTAACTGCCTTGTCGCCTTATCCGATTCAGGGGACCTGCTGAGGGCTCTTTTCCAGTTCAGGTTCACGGAAGGCCGGGGGCTGGAAGGGCATAGTTTCGGTAATCTCTTCATAACCGCGCTTTCCCAGGTAACTGGGGATTTCACTAAAGCCATACGTGAATCGAGCAAAGTGCTGGCGATAAAGGGGAATGTTGTTCCCGCTACGCTACAGATAGTAAGATTGGTGGCGCGGCGTAAGGACGGGAAAGAAACGATAGGAGAGTGCAAAATACGGGATGACGCGGGTAGCCCTATAGACAGGTTGTCCCTGCTCCCTCCGGATTGCAAGGCTACAAAAGAATCGGTTGAAGCTATAAGACAGGCGGATTGCATAGTGCTCGGGCCTGGAAGTCTTTATACGAGTGTTATGCCTAACCTGTTGATAGAAGGGATAAAGGCGGAAATATTAAAAGCCAACGCGATCAAAGTATATATATGTAACGTGATGACAGAGCCTGGCGAGACGGATGATTATTCCGTGAGCGATCATGTAAGGGCGATCATCAGGCATACAGGAGAAGGTATCGTGAACCATTGTATCGCGAACGTGTCCATTATTCCTCGAGGACTATACGAAAAGTATGAGACGGAGAACAAGTTCCCGGTCAAGCTCGACGAAAAGGATGAAGGGTGGCTCGCGCGGGAAAAAATAGACCTGGTCAAGGCGCACATCGCCGGCATGAAGGAGTTCGTTCGCCATGACCCTGATAAACTGAGTGATGTCATAATGAACATAGTGAACGAGAGCAGGAAAAAATAA
- a CDS encoding FecR family protein — translation MGSGKRFIIFLAFLTLIGVATACAEQATVFDFSGDAKIVPKGRKIGVDCEKGMVVYPGDWVKTGSGSFVTIAFDDKNDNVIKVEENSLVIIKLDGYFKLQLLSGEIYAILENVEANETFRVLTPSVVTEATSSGWGAKSDGNLTNVVVFDDRIFICGINKDGSVNKKRYWIEEGYERSTKKFEEPGELKPAPDNMVSWFKDQVVAHHLDKMMAKQLKEQGIDPAAQGKAGEGAQPGEAPKPGPGKGTVIIDGEEVNLVEYLYRQRLNR, via the coding sequence ATGGGAAGTGGTAAAAGGTTTATTATATTTCTAGCTTTTCTTACTCTTATCGGAGTAGCTACAGCTTGCGCTGAGCAGGCTACGGTATTTGATTTTTCAGGTGACGCTAAGATAGTGCCCAAAGGGAGGAAAATTGGTGTTGATTGTGAAAAAGGAATGGTGGTCTATCCTGGCGACTGGGTAAAGACCGGATCAGGGTCTTTTGTTACGATAGCATTCGATGATAAGAACGATAACGTTATAAAAGTAGAAGAGAACAGCCTTGTAATAATTAAGTTAGATGGTTATTTCAAGCTGCAGTTACTGTCCGGTGAAATATATGCCATTCTCGAGAATGTGGAGGCGAACGAAACATTCAGGGTACTTACTCCTTCGGTGGTAACAGAAGCTACAAGCAGTGGATGGGGCGCGAAAAGTGACGGCAACCTGACAAATGTGGTCGTTTTCGATGACCGCATTTTCATTTGCGGTATAAACAAAGACGGCAGTGTGAATAAGAAAAGATATTGGATAGAGGAGGGATACGAACGAAGTACGAAAAAATTCGAAGAGCCTGGCGAACTTAAACCAGCTCCCGATAATATGGTTTCATGGTTCAAGGACCAGGTTGTGGCGCACCATCTGGACAAGATGATGGCGAAACAGCTTAAAGAGCAGGGGATAGACCCAGCCGCTCAAGGAAAGGCTGGAGAAGGGGCTCAGCCCGGAGAGGCGCCCAAACCGGGGCCGGGAAAGGGAACAGTTATAATCGATGGGGAAGAAGTGAACCTTGTGGAATATCTTTATCGCCAGCGGTTGAATCGTTGA
- a CDS encoding nucleotidyltransferase family protein, whose amino-acid sequence MKGLILAAGYGTRLYPLTLDRPKPLVKVGGKTILERLLRKMESMHGCDEIYIVTNDKFHSMVNQWVAGRNFSVKITVIDDMTKSNEDRLGAIGDINLVVSGQKPDEDVVIVAGDNLFEFAIHDFISFAREKKKLCVALFDVKDLKMAQRYGIVSLDGESKVVAFEEKPASPKSTLASTGIYYFPKDKLPMLEEYMGTGLVKDAPGNFVKWVSEKDEVYGFVFTEGWYDIGDKNSLEKADIEYRQRELSGE is encoded by the coding sequence ATGAAAGGATTAATACTGGCTGCCGGGTACGGTACGAGGTTGTACCCCTTGACGCTTGACAGGCCCAAACCCCTGGTGAAGGTCGGAGGAAAGACCATACTTGAAAGGCTTTTACGTAAAATGGAGAGCATGCATGGTTGCGATGAGATATATATCGTGACCAACGATAAATTCCATAGTATGGTGAACCAATGGGTGGCCGGCCGCAATTTCTCGGTTAAGATCACCGTAATAGATGACATGACGAAAAGCAATGAGGATAGGCTGGGGGCTATTGGCGACATAAACCTCGTTGTGAGCGGGCAGAAGCCTGATGAGGACGTGGTCATAGTGGCCGGGGACAATCTTTTCGAATTCGCGATACATGATTTCATATCTTTCGCCCGCGAGAAGAAAAAACTTTGTGTAGCGCTTTTTGACGTAAAAGACTTGAAAATGGCGCAAAGGTACGGGATAGTGTCCCTCGACGGAGAGAGTAAAGTGGTGGCCTTTGAGGAAAAACCGGCCTCTCCGAAGAGTACCCTGGCTTCTACGGGTATATATTATTTTCCCAAGGATAAGCTGCCTATGCTCGAGGAGTATATGGGTACGGGTCTGGTAAAAGACGCCCCTGGTAATTTCGTGAAATGGGTCTCCGAAAAGGATGAGGTTTATGGTTTTGTTTTTACTGAAGGATGGTATGATATAGGCGATAAGAATTCACTTGAGAAAGCTGATATTGAGTACCGGCAGAGGGAGCTGTCGGGCGAATAG
- the ptsP gene encoding phosphoenolpyruvate--protein phosphotransferase: MMKRESGKRKSVAPKKMQLQLKGIPAAAGFAIGKAYVIGTEDVSPVKKVITEKDIPGEIEKFREALKKTRNEILAIEKKISREMGIEHGRIFSAHLLVLEDSVLVQEVIAQLKKKKNNIEMVFYEVLDRYVSVLSEARDEYLRDRISDITDVGKRILRNLIGAETRDLGELAKGTIIISYDLSPSDTAMMHKGNIAGFATDIGGRTSHTAIMAKSLEIPAVVGLETVTDKVKTGDIVILDGLRGVVIVNPTKRFIDKYEVEKEKYETMERDLIELKSLPSETSDGRKVKIAGNIELPDDVSSVISHGAEGIGLYRTEYFYMNRMDIPTEEEQFRAYKSVVMRMKPSYVIVRTLDLGGDKFLSQLDVPKEMNPFLGWRAIRFCLARPDIFKSQLRAILRASVFGNLKLMYPMISGVMELRQANEVLEEVKRELRKEGVKFNENMPVGAMIEVPSAAITSDALAKEVDFFSIGTNDLIQYSLAVDRVNEKIAYLYEPSHPAVLSLIKTIIDNGHKENIEVGMCGEMAGDISLTMVLLGMGLDEFSTSPIAVPEIKKIVRSVSYKDMKELADKALTFQTGKEVAEFAQKKLREFVPEMAIGFSAGQEEIGQEDKD; the protein is encoded by the coding sequence ATGATGAAACGGGAATCGGGAAAAAGAAAGAGCGTTGCGCCTAAAAAGATGCAATTGCAGCTTAAGGGGATACCTGCCGCCGCGGGATTCGCCATAGGCAAGGCCTATGTGATCGGTACCGAGGATGTATCGCCGGTAAAAAAGGTCATAACGGAAAAGGATATTCCCGGTGAGATCGAGAAATTCAGAGAAGCGCTTAAGAAGACGAGGAATGAGATCCTTGCTATTGAAAAGAAGATATCCCGGGAAATGGGTATCGAGCATGGCAGGATATTCAGTGCCCATCTCCTCGTGCTCGAGGATAGTGTACTTGTCCAGGAGGTCATAGCCCAGCTCAAGAAAAAGAAAAATAACATTGAAATGGTATTCTATGAAGTATTGGACAGGTATGTGAGCGTGCTTTCGGAAGCCAGGGATGAATATCTGCGTGATAGGATAAGCGATATAACCGATGTGGGAAAGCGTATCTTGAGGAACCTGATCGGGGCAGAGACAAGGGACTTGGGCGAGTTGGCAAAAGGGACCATAATAATATCTTACGACCTTTCTCCTTCAGATACCGCTATGATGCATAAAGGGAATATAGCGGGCTTCGCTACCGATATAGGTGGTCGCACGTCGCATACGGCTATTATGGCGAAATCCCTGGAAATACCGGCTGTGGTCGGGCTGGAGACGGTTACGGATAAGGTCAAGACCGGCGATATCGTGATACTTGATGGGCTTCGTGGCGTTGTTATAGTGAACCCCACAAAAAGGTTCATAGATAAGTACGAGGTGGAAAAAGAGAAATATGAGACAATGGAGAGGGACTTGATAGAACTTAAGTCCCTTCCCAGCGAAACGTCCGACGGCAGAAAAGTGAAGATCGCCGGCAATATCGAGCTTCCGGATGATGTCTCGAGCGTCATTTCCCATGGAGCCGAGGGCATAGGACTATATAGGACAGAGTATTTTTATATGAACCGCATGGACATACCGACGGAGGAGGAACAATTCCGGGCATATAAATCCGTGGTCATGAGGATGAAGCCGAGTTATGTGATAGTACGTACGCTGGACCTGGGCGGGGATAAATTCCTTTCACAACTGGATGTGCCGAAAGAGATGAACCCTTTCCTTGGGTGGAGGGCCATACGGTTCTGCCTTGCGCGGCCGGATATTTTCAAGAGCCAGTTAAGGGCCATATTACGTGCTTCTGTTTTCGGTAACCTTAAGCTCATGTATCCCATGATATCCGGAGTGATGGAGTTACGGCAGGCGAATGAAGTATTGGAAGAGGTAAAACGTGAGCTTCGGAAGGAAGGCGTAAAATTCAACGAGAACATGCCCGTAGGAGCCATGATAGAGGTGCCTTCCGCGGCGATAACAAGTGACGCGTTGGCAAAAGAAGTGGATTTCTTTAGCATAGGTACCAATGACCTGATACAATATTCGCTGGCTGTCGATCGAGTTAACGAAAAAATAGCGTATTTATATGAGCCTTCACATCCGGCTGTTCTCAGCTTGATCAAGACCATAATCGATAACGGACATAAAGAGAACATAGAGGTAGGGATGTGCGGCGAAATGGCGGGTGATATAAGTCTTACAATGGTACTTCTGGGGATGGGGCTCGATGAGTTCAGCACATCGCCTATCGCGGTACCGGAGATAAAAAAGATCGTGAGGTCAGTTTCTTATAAGGACATGAAGGAACTGGCGGATAAAGCCCTTACGTTCCAGACCGGTAAGGAAGTCGCCGAATTCGCGCAAAAAAAACTCCGGGAGTTCGTGCCGGAAATGGCCATAGGTTTTTCTGCCGGACAAGAGGAGATCGGACAGGAAGATAAGGATTGA
- a CDS encoding HPr family phosphocarrier protein — protein MEARGEIVIKNRTGLHARPAALFVQVANKFESDIVIIKEDQEVNGKSIMGILMLAAEKGSKITIIAKGKDAESAVKELSDLLTGDMEPEQ, from the coding sequence ATGGAAGCCAGGGGAGAAATAGTGATCAAGAACAGAACGGGCCTTCACGCCAGGCCCGCGGCATTGTTCGTGCAGGTCGCCAACAAGTTTGAGAGCGATATCGTTATTATAAAAGAAGACCAGGAAGTCAACGGTAAGTCTATTATGGGTATACTTATGCTTGCCGCGGAAAAGGGGTCAAAAATAACCATAATCGCCAAAGGGAAGGACGCGGAATCTGCCGTAAAGGAATTATCCGATCTTCTAACCGGGGACATGGAACCAGAACAGTGA